A genomic window from Arthrobacter globiformis includes:
- a CDS encoding N-acyl homoserine lactonase family protein, producing MAPTENDGYRLVAVRVGTRATERSDVYLNYRLYGEDDGPATVDYYFWVLQGTERTVVVDTGFGEEAGLRRGRTLLLQPAEALRRLGIDPATVEDVIVTHGHYDHIGNLGLFPQARIHMAESEYLFWTSPTAGHVQFSFYSEEAEIDQLRLAEAQGRLKLFSGETAPAPGLRLVEVGGHTPGQAIVYVPTSDGEVLLASDAVHFYEELERDMPFTAVSDLPAMYDAFAFIREDVRQRGLTVLPGHDADVLTRFRACEELPTGAGIAIGIAPTNPKETS from the coding sequence ATGGCGCCGACTGAGAATGACGGCTACCGGCTTGTCGCCGTCCGCGTCGGCACCCGTGCGACTGAGCGGAGCGATGTCTACCTCAACTACCGCCTGTACGGAGAAGACGACGGCCCGGCGACGGTGGACTATTACTTCTGGGTTCTCCAAGGAACCGAAAGAACCGTCGTTGTCGACACGGGCTTCGGCGAGGAGGCGGGACTCCGGCGTGGCCGGACGTTGCTGCTGCAACCCGCCGAAGCCCTCCGCCGTCTGGGCATAGACCCGGCGACAGTTGAGGACGTCATCGTCACCCACGGCCACTACGACCACATCGGAAACCTTGGCCTGTTCCCCCAAGCGCGGATCCACATGGCCGAGTCTGAGTACCTCTTCTGGACTTCGCCAACGGCTGGTCATGTGCAGTTCTCGTTCTATTCGGAGGAAGCCGAGATTGATCAGCTGCGTCTGGCCGAAGCCCAGGGACGACTCAAGTTGTTCTCGGGGGAAACTGCTCCTGCGCCAGGTCTCCGTCTCGTGGAAGTCGGCGGTCACACCCCCGGCCAAGCCATCGTCTACGTACCCACCTCCGACGGCGAAGTGCTGCTGGCATCCGACGCTGTTCACTTCTACGAAGAGCTGGAACGCGACATGCCCTTCACTGCCGTCAGTGACCTGCCAGCAATGTACGACGCCTTCGCGTTCATCAGGGAGGACGTCCGCCAACGCGGGCTAACGGTCCTTCCGGGACATGACGCGGACGTCCTCACGCGCTTCCGCGCGTGCGAAGAACTCCCGACCGGCGCGGGCATAGCAATCGGCATTGCGCCAACAAACCCAAAGGAAACATCATGA
- a CDS encoding GntR family transcriptional regulator → MSIDAIRRTAAPLRTEVVNALRRAIVAQEFAPGERLVETVMCEKYSVSRTVVREALRQLESEGLVTMVPNRGPEVATLSIHDAESLYEVRRALESLAGSLFAQRATDAQCTALVARLGEIKAAVVSADAEKRLAAKDGYYDVLFAGTGNSEIARMLRSVHARTQMLRNLSLAAPGREAMTIAELTRITAAAAVTRDPQEASAACEEHVRNAAEAALGEMRKLNAG, encoded by the coding sequence ATGTCTATCGATGCCATACGCAGGACCGCAGCACCGCTTCGTACGGAAGTGGTTAACGCCCTTCGCCGCGCCATTGTGGCCCAAGAATTCGCGCCCGGGGAACGCCTCGTTGAAACGGTGATGTGTGAGAAATATTCCGTCAGTAGGACGGTTGTGCGTGAGGCATTGCGTCAGTTGGAATCCGAGGGGCTTGTGACGATGGTCCCGAACCGCGGTCCCGAAGTTGCCACGCTGAGCATCCATGACGCCGAAAGCCTCTACGAGGTGCGTCGAGCCTTGGAATCCCTAGCCGGGAGCCTGTTTGCCCAGCGTGCAACTGACGCACAATGCACGGCGCTGGTCGCCCGGCTCGGTGAAATTAAGGCCGCGGTCGTCTCCGCAGACGCCGAAAAGCGCCTGGCCGCCAAGGACGGATATTACGACGTGCTCTTCGCGGGCACGGGAAACTCCGAGATTGCCCGAATGTTACGGAGCGTGCATGCCCGCACCCAAATGCTCCGGAACCTTTCGCTGGCCGCCCCGGGCAGGGAAGCTATGACAATTGCGGAACTTACCCGCATCACGGCCGCCGCGGCTGTGACTCGTGACCCGCAGGAAGCCAGTGCTGCCTGCGAAGAGCATGTTCGGAATGCCGCCGAAGCAGCGCTGGGGGAGATGCGCAAGCTCAACGCCGGCTAG
- a CDS encoding carboxymuconolactone decarboxylase family protein, producing the protein MTIDLNDQTTAAQNYIDDMASKRGYVLDYHKVMAKHDFPVLQAANHIVSAAYLDQRTLDRKTKELIFIVSLTVMRAAKGHIQSHIRVALDLGVTPTEILEAIEISLPEAGIVAFQAGFEAWREVVGADGIEPTVAVHEGGNGAD; encoded by the coding sequence ATGACCATTGATCTCAATGACCAGACGACAGCGGCCCAGAACTACATCGACGACATGGCGAGCAAACGCGGCTATGTCCTCGATTATCACAAGGTCATGGCCAAGCACGATTTCCCGGTGCTGCAGGCGGCAAACCACATTGTGTCTGCCGCCTACCTGGACCAGCGCACGCTTGACCGGAAGACGAAGGAGCTCATTTTCATCGTCAGCCTGACCGTGATGCGTGCGGCCAAGGGCCACATCCAGAGCCACATCCGCGTTGCGTTGGACCTCGGGGTCACCCCCACTGAGATCCTGGAAGCCATCGAAATCTCCCTTCCCGAGGCCGGGATCGTCGCCTTCCAGGCCGGCTTCGAGGCCTGGCGCGAGGTCGTTGGAGCTGACGGAATCGAACCCACAGTTGCTGTTCACGAGGGCGGTAATGGCGCCGACTGA
- a CDS encoding MFS transporter: MGASPATLASPPSPAKVAMASFIGTTIEWYDYYIFGAATVLVLNSQFFPTLDPFAGTLASFATFAVAFIARPFGGAFFGHFGDRIGRKKMLVWSVLCMGLGTLVVGLLPNYATIGIWAPILLVVCRFLQGFAVGGEWGGAVLMSLEHAPANKRAFFASFPQAGVPAGTVLSSGTFALIALMPQDQLVAWGWRIPFIASVLLVIVGLWIRLKVTESPEFLEIQEKNEVPKVPAFEVFKSHKRSLMHGILCGFAPNFTFYIATVFLVSYGPKQLGIPSGTIFVALMIAASLQVFTLPFFATFADKHSQKKVLLTGCVLVGVGAFPVFALFSTGTFWGILAALVIALPILHGVSYGVISGFTAELFPTEVRYTGTSLAYQLGGIVTSAPVPIIATLLIQQYQSSSAVAWYMVISAVLGFIAIATARTVRHKSGNATARVDELTI, from the coding sequence ATGGGCGCATCACCCGCGACACTGGCGTCGCCGCCTTCACCGGCGAAAGTCGCCATGGCCAGCTTCATCGGCACCACCATTGAGTGGTACGACTACTACATCTTTGGTGCAGCCACCGTCCTGGTGCTAAACAGCCAATTCTTTCCCACCTTGGATCCATTTGCCGGCACGCTTGCCTCCTTTGCCACATTTGCAGTGGCTTTTATTGCCCGCCCTTTCGGCGGCGCGTTCTTCGGCCATTTCGGCGACCGGATTGGCCGCAAGAAGATGCTCGTCTGGTCGGTACTGTGCATGGGCCTCGGAACGCTGGTGGTAGGCCTCCTTCCGAACTACGCCACGATCGGCATCTGGGCACCCATTCTGTTAGTGGTCTGCCGCTTCCTCCAAGGCTTCGCCGTGGGTGGTGAATGGGGCGGGGCCGTGCTCATGTCCCTTGAGCACGCCCCAGCCAACAAGCGGGCCTTCTTTGCCAGCTTCCCGCAGGCCGGCGTGCCTGCAGGCACAGTACTTTCCAGCGGCACCTTCGCCCTCATCGCCCTGATGCCTCAAGACCAGCTGGTGGCATGGGGCTGGCGCATCCCGTTCATCGCCTCTGTTCTGCTCGTCATCGTCGGTTTGTGGATCCGCCTCAAAGTCACGGAATCCCCGGAATTCCTGGAAATCCAGGAAAAAAACGAGGTTCCCAAGGTTCCGGCTTTCGAGGTGTTCAAGTCCCACAAACGCTCCCTCATGCACGGCATCCTGTGTGGCTTCGCCCCGAACTTCACGTTCTACATCGCTACCGTGTTCCTGGTCAGCTACGGCCCCAAGCAACTCGGCATTCCCTCCGGTACGATCTTCGTCGCACTCATGATCGCGGCATCCCTCCAAGTCTTCACCCTGCCGTTCTTCGCCACTTTCGCCGACAAGCACAGCCAAAAGAAGGTCCTGCTCACAGGCTGCGTCCTGGTAGGCGTCGGAGCATTCCCTGTCTTCGCCCTCTTCAGCACCGGCACCTTCTGGGGCATCCTCGCTGCCCTCGTCATCGCCCTTCCGATTCTCCATGGCGTCTCGTACGGAGTGATCTCCGGGTTTACGGCCGAACTCTTTCCCACCGAGGTGCGTTACACGGGCACCTCCCTTGCCTACCAGCTCGGTGGCATCGTCACCTCCGCCCCCGTGCCGATCATCGCGACCCTGCTCATTCAGCAGTACCAGTCCAGCAGCGCGGTTGCGTGGTACATGGTGATCTCCGCAGTGCTTGGCTTCATAGCCATCGCCACCGCCAGGACCGTCCGGCACAAGAGTGGCAATGCCACCGCCCGTGTGGACGAACTGACGATCTGA
- a CDS encoding SDR family oxidoreductase yields MNFTDQTVIVTGAGSGIGRAAALRFAELGANIAVADKNESAAEEVAAEAGGKALAVVVDVSDSASVRDMVQTVVDNFGGIDVLCNNAGFGFPGNVLEIDEDNWDRLMSVNLKGVYLCSKYTIPELAKSGDGRIVNTSSYTAAVGIRDRAAYVASKGGVSALTRAMALDHVDQGIRVNAVAPGTVNSPYFDKMISESEDPQALLEELNGRSPMHRMGRPEEIAEAIVWLAAKESSFATGSVLTIDGGTSSW; encoded by the coding sequence GTGAACTTCACCGATCAGACCGTTATCGTCACCGGCGCTGGAAGCGGGATTGGGAGAGCGGCCGCACTCCGATTCGCCGAGCTCGGTGCAAACATCGCCGTCGCGGACAAGAACGAATCAGCCGCAGAAGAAGTAGCCGCTGAGGCCGGCGGCAAAGCCCTTGCTGTAGTCGTCGACGTCAGCGACTCTGCCAGTGTCCGGGACATGGTGCAAACCGTCGTCGACAACTTCGGAGGCATCGACGTCCTGTGCAACAACGCCGGTTTTGGCTTTCCCGGCAACGTCCTTGAGATCGACGAAGACAATTGGGACCGTCTCATGTCCGTCAACCTCAAGGGCGTGTACCTCTGCTCCAAGTACACCATTCCGGAGTTGGCCAAATCAGGTGACGGGAGGATCGTGAACACGTCCTCCTATACTGCAGCCGTCGGTATTCGCGACCGTGCCGCCTATGTCGCCTCGAAGGGAGGCGTTTCGGCGCTGACCCGGGCCATGGCCTTAGACCACGTCGACCAAGGCATCAGGGTGAACGCGGTCGCGCCTGGCACGGTGAACTCGCCGTACTTCGACAAGATGATCAGCGAATCGGAGGATCCCCAAGCGTTGCTGGAAGAGCTCAACGGCCGCTCCCCCATGCATCGCATGGGCCGGCCGGAGGAGATCGCGGAGGCGATCGTCTGGCTCGCAGCCAAGGAGTCCAGCTTCGCCACTGGATCAGTCCTGACAATTGATGGAGGAACATCATCATGGTAG
- a CDS encoding alcohol dehydrogenase catalytic domain-containing protein has protein sequence MKFRGAVLETIGAPTPWEGTTPINVADLTLDPPGRGELLIRMEAAGVCHSDLSRVSGVRECAVPMVLGHEGSGIIEELGEDCGELRVGQRVTMTFMPRCGECAACTSSGWALCLEGTKANAEGTLLHGARRLRINGKPLDHHGGVSAFAEYAVVDKHSVVPLPDGVPADVGALLGCAVLTGGGAVINAAKIRPGESVAIIGMGGVGLAAALVAKAVGASQITAIDMLPAKLETSLEIGATAAYTPDEAAAAGLKFDAVIECVGNPAALSGAINLTKPGGRTVTVGLPRPDARLEISPLSLVVEARQLIGSYMGSGIPSEDIARYAQMYLDGVLPVEKLISGTIALDDINHAMDELREGKVIRQIIDLKGRAS, from the coding sequence ATGAAGTTCAGAGGAGCGGTTCTGGAAACGATCGGCGCCCCAACGCCCTGGGAGGGCACCACGCCCATCAATGTGGCCGATCTGACTCTCGACCCACCGGGGCGCGGCGAACTGCTCATCCGTATGGAAGCAGCCGGCGTCTGCCACTCGGACCTTTCGAGAGTGAGTGGAGTGCGTGAATGCGCAGTTCCCATGGTTCTGGGGCACGAGGGATCCGGCATCATCGAGGAACTGGGCGAGGATTGCGGCGAGCTTAGGGTCGGCCAACGCGTCACGATGACCTTCATGCCACGCTGCGGCGAATGCGCCGCCTGCACCTCCAGCGGTTGGGCTTTGTGCCTCGAGGGAACCAAAGCCAATGCCGAAGGCACCCTCCTGCACGGCGCGCGACGGCTCCGCATCAATGGCAAGCCGCTTGACCACCACGGTGGGGTGTCGGCGTTCGCCGAGTACGCCGTCGTCGACAAGCACTCGGTGGTGCCGTTGCCCGACGGAGTCCCCGCCGACGTCGGGGCCCTCCTGGGCTGCGCTGTCCTGACAGGCGGCGGCGCCGTCATCAACGCTGCGAAAATCCGGCCGGGCGAATCCGTTGCCATCATCGGGATGGGTGGCGTCGGCCTCGCGGCTGCGCTGGTGGCCAAAGCAGTGGGCGCCAGCCAGATAACAGCGATAGACATGCTCCCCGCCAAGCTGGAAACGTCACTGGAAATCGGCGCAACTGCCGCCTACACACCGGACGAAGCCGCAGCAGCCGGCCTGAAGTTCGACGCCGTCATTGAGTGCGTAGGCAACCCCGCGGCCCTATCCGGAGCCATCAACCTAACCAAGCCCGGAGGCCGGACAGTAACCGTCGGACTGCCTCGCCCTGATGCACGCCTGGAGATCTCTCCGCTGAGCCTGGTGGTCGAAGCCAGGCAGCTCATAGGTTCTTACATGGGTTCCGGCATCCCCTCCGAAGACATTGCCCGGTACGCCCAGATGTACCTGGACGGTGTCCTTCCGGTGGAGAAGCTCATCTCGGGCACCATCGCCTTGGACGATATCAACCACGCCATGGACGAACTTCGCGAAGGCAAAGTTATCCGCCAGATCATTGACCTCAAGGGAAGGGCCTCGTGA
- a CDS encoding NAD(P)-dependent oxidoreductase: MVATERHASLFIGLGNMGRPMAINYAAGRELFVYDTNPVAAAEVAAATNGTALPDLENIPAHVQTVILMLPNSRIIESVLRTSPGLLKRLPAGSLIIDMSSSEPESTASLAAEAAALGIDYVDAPVSGGVAKAETGKLAIMVGGDSAAVERAERHLRHLGEAITHVGPPGTGHAAKALNNLLSATNLAAAAEILSVAATAGIAPEKMLEVINGSTGRSQASEFKYPRHILTGTFDSGFAMDLMLKDLKIARNLISQQSAEAPIVLTAQETAEKARELLESAQPDHTEFVRYYEKLNATSLRAR; this comes from the coding sequence ATGGTAGCCACCGAGCGGCACGCGTCCCTCTTCATTGGCCTCGGCAACATGGGCCGCCCCATGGCAATCAATTATGCAGCCGGGCGCGAACTGTTTGTCTACGACACAAACCCCGTGGCCGCAGCCGAAGTAGCCGCAGCCACGAATGGTACGGCGCTGCCGGATCTGGAAAACATTCCCGCGCACGTTCAGACCGTGATCCTCATGCTCCCCAACAGCCGAATCATCGAATCTGTCCTGCGCACCAGTCCGGGTCTGCTGAAGCGACTGCCCGCGGGCTCGCTCATTATCGACATGAGTTCCTCAGAACCGGAAAGCACCGCTAGCCTTGCGGCCGAGGCCGCCGCTCTTGGAATTGACTACGTCGATGCCCCGGTTTCCGGGGGCGTTGCCAAGGCCGAGACCGGCAAGTTGGCCATCATGGTTGGCGGCGACAGCGCCGCCGTCGAACGCGCGGAACGGCACCTGCGCCATCTTGGAGAGGCCATCACGCACGTGGGCCCTCCCGGGACCGGACATGCGGCAAAGGCACTGAACAACCTTCTTTCCGCCACGAACCTGGCCGCGGCGGCCGAGATCCTGAGCGTCGCTGCAACGGCAGGTATTGCACCGGAAAAGATGCTGGAGGTTATCAACGGTTCCACCGGCCGCAGCCAGGCCTCCGAGTTCAAGTACCCGCGCCACATTCTCACCGGGACCTTCGACTCCGGCTTTGCCATGGACCTGATGCTCAAGGACCTCAAGATCGCCCGGAACCTCATTTCCCAGCAGTCCGCCGAAGCACCGATCGTTCTCACGGCCCAGGAAACAGCCGAGAAGGCCCGGGAACTGCTTGAAAGCGCCCAGCCGGACCACACCGAATTTGTCCGATACTACGAAAAGCTCAACGCCACATCGCTGCGCGCCCGCTGA
- a CDS encoding putative quinol monooxygenase yields the protein MSSTFNVVARYRTKPGTTEEVLKHLGNMAAETRNEPGNISYEFFRGVEDNRKIIILESYHSPEDFDLHRQSQHFLTIGAVHIIPELESRAVTTFISADGPVEAP from the coding sequence ATGAGCAGCACATTCAACGTTGTGGCCAGGTATCGCACCAAACCCGGAACCACAGAGGAAGTCCTCAAACATCTGGGAAACATGGCGGCCGAGACTCGCAATGAGCCCGGTAACATCTCCTACGAATTCTTCCGCGGGGTTGAGGACAACAGGAAGATCATCATCCTCGAGAGCTACCACAGCCCCGAGGACTTCGACCTTCACCGTCAAAGCCAGCACTTCCTCACCATTGGCGCGGTGCACATCATCCCTGAGCTCGAATCCCGGGCCGTCACGACCTTCATAAGTGCTGACGGACCTGTAGAAGCGCCGTGA